A genome region from Oncorhynchus nerka isolate Pitt River unplaced genomic scaffold, Oner_Uvic_2.0 unplaced_scaffold_8___fragment_2___debris, whole genome shotgun sequence includes the following:
- the LOC115108359 gene encoding LOW QUALITY PROTEIN: perilipin-3-like (The sequence of the model RefSeq protein was modified relative to this genomic sequence to represent the inferred CDS: inserted 2 bases in 1 codon) yields MADSGKTDEPSTATAQPTNGDQQSVVSRVGSIPLVSSACGVVSNAYSSTKDSVPLLKGVMEAAESGVRTLGAAATTGSKPLLDRLEPQISVVNHYAMMGLDKVEKLQILQQPADKLVSDTIGIMYQSVSGTKEAMTGAVTGAKETMTGAVMSAVFGGVEITQAAASGLFSSFMVTSVGQMVSSGVGLALSHSENWVDHNLPLSDRELAALAEPATGEVTTAPVVSSSYFVRLGKLSSKVQERALEQSLVRARHARDATYATLAQITSTLDLLEKARSTLATANHQLGGAPEQLLQRWKEWQEKQPKDGGVDMGEVDGPKDQTEQLEWRTLSMVRGLSDQLRSACSGVVSSAQGLPGAVQDQLANARKVAEELHSSLGNTSTLTPXLLEQTRHHLTQVRQSLDGVVEYLLNNTPLNWLVGPFAPQITEKGEGGWAANKGAPQN; encoded by the exons ATGGCCGACAGCGGGAAGACTGATGAGCCCAGTACAGCCACAGCCCAGCCAACTAATGGAGACCAGCAG AGTGTTGTGTCACGCGTGGGCAGCATCCCCCTGGTGAGCTCTGCGTGTGGTGTAGTGTCCAACGCCTACAGCAGCACTAAGGACAGCGTGCCCCTGCTGAAGGGGGTCATGGAGGCTGCCGAGAGCGGGGTGCGCACTCTTGGGGCAGCCGCCACAACCGGCTCCAAGCCACTCCTGGACAGACTGGAGCCACAGA TTTCTGTGGTGAATCATTATGCTATGATGGGACTGGACAAGGTGGAAAAACTGCAAATCCTCCAGCAGCCAGCTGATAAG CTAGTTTCAGATACAATAGGCATAATGTACCAGTCTGTGAGTGGGACAAAGGAGGCCATGACTGGGGCTGTAACCGGGGCCAAGGAAACCATGACTGGGGCCGTAATGTCGGCAGTGTTCGGGGGTGTGGAGATAACCCAAGCAGCAGCCAGTGGATTGTTCAGCTCATTCATGGTGACCAGTGTGGGACAGATGGTCAGCAGTGGGGTGGGCCTGGCCCTCAGCCATTCTGAGAACTGGGTGGACCATAACCTGCCTCTCAGCGACAGAGAGCTTG CTGCTTTGGCGGAGCCTGCAACAGGTGAGGTGACTACTGCACCAGTGGTGAGCTCTAGCTACTTTGTCCGTCTGGGCAAGCTGTCCTCCAAGGTGCAGGAGCGGGCCCTGGAGCAGTCCCTGGTGAGAGCCCGGCACGCCAGAGATGCCACATACGCAACTTTGGCACAGATCACCAGCACCCTGGACCTGCTGGAGAAAGCCCGCTCCACCCTGGCCACTGCCAACCACCAGCTGGGAGGGGCACCAGAGCAGCTGCTGCAGCGCTGGAAGGAGTGGCAGGAGAAACAACCTAAAGATGGAGGGGTAGACATGGGGGAGGTGGATGGTCCCAAAGACCAGACTGAG CAGTTGGAGTGGCGAACCCTCTCGATGGTGCGTGGTCTCAGTGACCAGTTGCGGTCTGCATGCTCTGGGGTGGTGTCCAGCGCCCAGGGCTTACCCGGTGCTGTTCAGGACCAGCTGGCAAACGCACGGAAAGTGGCTGAAGAACTGCACTCCTCCCTGGGCAACACTAGCACTCTCACACC CCTCCTGGAGCAGACCCGTCACCATCTAACACAG GTGCGACAGTCTCTGGATGGTGTCGTAGAGTATCTGCTCAATAACACTCCTCTCAACTGGCTGGTGGGACCCTTTGCACCCCAGATCACAGAGAAGGGGGAGGGCGGGTGGGCTGCGAATAAGGGGGCCCCCCAGAACTAG
- the LOC115108360 gene encoding AN1-type zinc finger protein 5-like isoform X1, translating into MTQETNQTQVPMLCTMGCGFYGNPRTNGMCSVCYKEHLQRQRGVGRSNPPGEKGSVASSPVGSLGAAVVSVKRQTAEPSAEGVTLPEERTSSPSSPSPVTQKMTAMSISQDTGATDSDQANGEEEGTSKNTEPVGEADQTLSDGDQTPEKNKKNRCFTCRKKVGLTGFACRCGNLFCAIHRYSDKHDCPYDYRGAAAARIRKENPIVVAEKIQKL; encoded by the exons ATGACTCAGGAGACCAATCAGACGCAAGTGCCAATGCTTTGCACTATGGGCTGTGGTTTCTATGGTAATCCCCGCACCAACGGCATGTGCTCAGTCTGCTACAAGGAACACCTGCAGAGACAACGGGGCGTGGGCCGTTCCAACCCCCCAGGTGAGAAAG GCTCGGTTGCTTCATCGCCAGTGGGGTCCCTGGGAGCAGCTGTTGTGTCGGTGAAGCGCCAGACAGCGGAACCCAGCGCGGAAGGGGTCACTCTGCCCGAGGAAAGGACATCCAG TCCCAGCTCCCCCAGCCCAGTAACCCAGAAAATGACAGCCATGAGTATCTCCCAGGATACTGGAGCCACTGACTCAGACCAGGCTaatggggaagaggaggggacatCCAAAAACACAG AGCCAGTGGGTGAGGCAGACCAGACCTTGTCTGATGGTGATCAGACCCCTGAAAAAAATAAGAAGAACCGATGCTTCACTTGCCGGAAGAAAGTGGGCCTCACAG GCTTCGCTTGTCGCTGTGGTAACCTGTTCTGCGCCATTCACCGCTACTCTGACAAACATGACTGTCCTTACGACTATCGAGGTGCTGCCGCAGCACGCATACGCAAGGAGAACCCTATCGTGGTGGCTGAGAAGATCCAGAAGTTATGA
- the LOC115108360 gene encoding AN1-type zinc finger protein 5-like isoform X2: MTQETNQTQVPMLCTMGCGFYGNPRTNGMCSVCYKEHLQRQRGVGRSNPPGSVASSPVGSLGAAVVSVKRQTAEPSAEGVTLPEERTSSPSSPSPVTQKMTAMSISQDTGATDSDQANGEEEGTSKNTEPVGEADQTLSDGDQTPEKNKKNRCFTCRKKVGLTGFACRCGNLFCAIHRYSDKHDCPYDYRGAAAARIRKENPIVVAEKIQKL; encoded by the exons ATGACTCAGGAGACCAATCAGACGCAAGTGCCAATGCTTTGCACTATGGGCTGTGGTTTCTATGGTAATCCCCGCACCAACGGCATGTGCTCAGTCTGCTACAAGGAACACCTGCAGAGACAACGGGGCGTGGGCCGTTCCAACCCCCCAG GCTCGGTTGCTTCATCGCCAGTGGGGTCCCTGGGAGCAGCTGTTGTGTCGGTGAAGCGCCAGACAGCGGAACCCAGCGCGGAAGGGGTCACTCTGCCCGAGGAAAGGACATCCAG TCCCAGCTCCCCCAGCCCAGTAACCCAGAAAATGACAGCCATGAGTATCTCCCAGGATACTGGAGCCACTGACTCAGACCAGGCTaatggggaagaggaggggacatCCAAAAACACAG AGCCAGTGGGTGAGGCAGACCAGACCTTGTCTGATGGTGATCAGACCCCTGAAAAAAATAAGAAGAACCGATGCTTCACTTGCCGGAAGAAAGTGGGCCTCACAG GCTTCGCTTGTCGCTGTGGTAACCTGTTCTGCGCCATTCACCGCTACTCTGACAAACATGACTGTCCTTACGACTATCGAGGTGCTGCCGCAGCACGCATACGCAAGGAGAACCCTATCGTGGTGGCTGAGAAGATCCAGAAGTTATGA